The genomic window GCAATTGGCGCCGGGCATGGGTCATGGGGTCGATGGGAATTTCAATCGGGGTACCGGTGGAACCGCCCGAACGCTCAGTGTGAATGAGCTTGCGCGGCCAACGTGAGTCCATGCGTTGCTCAAGGCGGACTTCACCGAGCCGGGCCCGATTGAGCAGCGGGTAGCGGTCCAGGTCCTCCAGCCGCTGCAGGCCGGGCTCTCCCGATCGCAGGCCTGCCAGGTTCCAGAGACTGTTGTATGCTGGCACCCGTTTCCATGCCTGGCGAATCACGGCGTTCAGCAGTCGCACCCTGCCGCTGTCCGGGTGCCGCTTGCCCAAGAGGAATTGCGCAATCATCGCGCCGGCTCCACAAGACCGAGGCTCGGCAGCAGTGCGCTGATTCCCGCATCCGCGCGCTCCGCCAGGGCGTGCGCCCGACGGCCGATATCGGCATGCTCAACCAGTGCGCCGCGGGCCCGGTGAACCAACTCATCGACGCAATCCTCAACGCCCAGCCGACCCAGGGAGAGGGGTGCGTCGGGCAGATCGAGCATTCGAAACAGTCCATCAAACTTCTGGTTGTAACCGAGCCCGACGATCGGCGTCCCCATACTGGCCGCGAGAATCAGGGGGTGCATTCGCGCGGAGATCATCAGCGACAGTCGCCCACAGACAGCCTTGTAGAGGCCAGCGTCCCGGATGACGCTGATCCGTGGCTGCAGTTTCGGCAAGCGCTGAGCCAGGGCATGGCACGCAGCGAGGTCACCCTCGTGAGGCAACGGATAACTGGGAAGCAACAGGAGTCTGGCCCCATCCATGCCGTTTGCGAGGATCTGCAATGCGCTCGCGAACTGATCCAGACATCGTTGCATGGCTGCCGCGCCCTGCCCCCGGTCCAGCCCGAGTCTGCCCCGGAGACGATGCGGGATGACGCCACCGCGTACGTGAAACCAGCGTCGAAAGGTCACACCGATCAGTGGTGTGCCGGATGGAATGCCCAGGCGTGCGAGCAAAACCTCGGCCGCTTCGCTCTCCGCAACGGGCAACAGGAAGGCGGGGTCGGGCACGACGGCCACCTGCCGGCCAATGGCCGTTTGCAGGCACTGCGCCGCTGCCTGGTCACGCACCGACAGTGATCGGGTGGCATCGGCGACACGGCGAGCAAACCAGCGGCTCTCGGCATGGATCAGTGGGCCGGCCCCTACGCTGACAGCGACCAATGCCGGATTGGCCAGCCGCAGGGATTGAAGACGGGCTGCCCAGTACGGCATCTTGATGCGGCTGTCGTCATCCTGAAGGAGCCCACCTCCTGCCAGCAGAACCCCGGATTGGCGGGCGGCGCAGGCAAGCACGGCTGGCCAGTGCC from Natronocella acetinitrilica includes these protein-coding regions:
- a CDS encoding polysaccharide pyruvyl transferase family protein — protein: MESVQKPAGALAGPSEASLLVLGGDADNNLGDQAILRGVCHALKAQVPDVRITLVSALPWDRIAERRIPGVCAVLPRGLRHWPAVLACAARQSGVLLAGGGLLQDDDSRIKMPYWAARLQSLRLANPALVAVSVGAGPLIHAESRWFARRVADATRSLSVRDQAAAQCLQTAIGRQVAVVPDPAFLLPVAESEAAEVLLARLGIPSGTPLIGVTFRRWFHVRGGVIPHRLRGRLGLDRGQGAAAMQRCLDQFASALQILANGMDGARLLLLPSYPLPHEGDLAACHALAQRLPKLQPRISVIRDAGLYKAVCGRLSLMISARMHPLILAASMGTPIVGLGYNQKFDGLFRMLDLPDAPLSLGRLGVEDCVDELVHRARGALVEHADIGRRAHALAERADAGISALLPSLGLVEPAR